TCTGCAGTAACACCCTTAGGATGAGGTAATACTTCCTTAGGTAAAACTGGAACAATGTCTGCAGCTCTTTTAAAGATGTATTTATGTCCTTTAGGATCTCTAAAGGTAATCTTTGCATGAGGGTTAGCAATCATTGTCCTACGAATGTATTCAAATGCACCTTGCTCAGCTAAGGAGTATGATACTTCTTTAAATTGAAGTTGGATACAAACACCAGTACTTTCAGGAGTGAAATTTTCAGTTTTAATAACATCCCCCACATTGTTTTTTACATCCATTTTAAATTCCATTTTGACTCCTTTAAGTTGACCATCTTCCTTCCAACCAGAAATTACATGGGTAGACTCACCAGTAGTCATTTGGGATAAAAGTACACAACCACTACAACCTAAACCTTGCTGTCCTCTTGATTGAATATTTCTAAATTTAGAACCTGCAAACATCTGACAGTATACTTGAGTTACAAATTCTTCTGGAATACCTGGACCATTATCAGAATGTCTTAAAAGATAATGTTCTTTTCCAATTTGTTTTAAATCAATTCTAATTTCTGGTAAGATACCTGCTTCTTCAGCAGCATCAAAACTGTTTGTAATCAATTCATGAAAAACAATAGTTAAAGATCTTATTTTACCAGAAAATCCTAACATCTGTTTATTTTTTCTAAAGAACTCTGATGGAGTTAATTGGTCAAAATTCTCAAAGAGTTCTTGTGCTTGTTGAGACAAATAAAACCTCCTTTACATATCCCTAATTAATTTATAAATTAATTAATTTGAAAATAAATTATAATTAATAAAAATTAATCAAAATATCAATTTAAGATAATTAAAATTTTAAAAAAAATTAAAATATCAATGCAAGATAATTAAAATTTTTAAAAAAATTAAAATATCAATACAAAATAATTAAAATTTTAAAAAAAATTCCTCTTAAAAAAAATACTATAATAAATTTCTATCAATGGTAATGTAATCATAAAATTTTATAAAGTTAATAAAAATTATCGATATCTATGAAAATTCTATTAAAATTATACAAAAATCATTTTTATGAAAAATTTTTATAAAAAAATGGATAAATTACTAAAATTTTAGACAAAATAATAATATCTTAATTATAAAAATATGTTAAAACTATAGTAAATATATCACTATATATACATATGTTGCTAAAAGTATATAAAAGTTTTTGATTAGTATGAAAATTTTAATAAAAAATATATTACATAACATTAAAATTTAAGCTAAATATAATTAAAATACATCACATTAAAAAATCTCATTAAAAAATATTAAAACATACATATATCTTTAATGAAAAATAACAATTAATAGAGAAAATTGATTTGAAGTAATAAAAACAATATCAAATTATAAAAATAAAACTATTTAAAAAAATAAAACTATTTAAAAAAATTAAGTTAATTTAAAAATTTTATTTTAAAAAAAATAATTTTATAAAAATAAAAAATAGCTAAAAAATAAAAAATAAAAAAGTTTTAAAGAAGGATTCTTAAAATTAAATCCGATTAATCATCTAAATCATCACGGAATTGTATTTCATCTCTTTCAATTCCAACAACTTCTTTAAATTCTTTCATTTTACGTTCATTTTTCTTATTTTCTAAAAAGGAATAGACAGATTTATGTCTTGATCCATTAAGAATCATTTCAACTGCTTCTTTTGCAATCATTACATTCTTTAATTCACCTATTAATGAAACAGTTTTACCATAAATAGCCATGTCCACTTCAGCCATATCAACAATTATTTCTCTAGTTTTTCCATCTTTTCCAATAATTCTACCTTTATATCTTGCCATTGCTTTTTT
The window above is part of the Methanobrevibacter olleyae genome. Proteins encoded here:
- a CDS encoding KH domain-containing protein — protein: MPETDYLKVPADRVGALIGTKGETKQLIENATNTHLDIDSEEGTVAIYPNENMEDPLGVWKANHIVKAIARGFNPRIALKLNKDDTYLEIIKLPLYLGKSKKAMARYKGRIIGKDGKTREIIVDMAEVDMAIYGKTVSLIGELKNVMIAKEAVEMILNGSRHKSVYSFLENKKNERKMKEFKEVVGIERDEIQFRDDLDD